In the genome of Arachis hypogaea cultivar Tifrunner chromosome 9, arahy.Tifrunner.gnm2.J5K5, whole genome shotgun sequence, the window aacatttataaaaaaaaaatccagcaaCCATTATGTCTTTTCACCCTTAAACGAGATCAGACATTCTTCTTCTATGACGGCACAATGTAACTCTCAAATTTGGATCTGTTGATGTAATCATCTTGCCCTGAGGATTAATGATTTTTTGTTCTGATTCATTGCACTTGGGCTTTTCTGCAAGGACTGTATTTGTTTTAGCATATTGAGACTTTGCATTTGAACTTCGTAGCATTGCTTTGATGCGGAGATCTGAATGGCTTAATGATTGGGAACAAGGAAACTGGATTGAGTTTCTAGTGACTGCCGATCTTAAAATCTTTGATCTAGTACTGAGTTCTCGTTCGGAAACACTTTGCCTTTGGCGACTAGCAATCGTTGGATTCATGAATCGAGGCACTGAACTAGAGAAGTTTCTTTGAATAGTCTTCTTAGATGCTTTGGGAGTTTCAATAACCTCTTTGACATCATCTTTGGACGTAGTAAAGGTTTCCATGCTGTCATTTTCCGGAAGACTATATGTAGTTGAGAAGAGCTTTCTACTCTCAGTTAACCTGAACTCAACCTTCTGTATTTGATCCCCTAAATTTTGACGTTGTTCTATGGCTTCCCTAATGTCTTCCTCGAGCTCCATAATGTTCTTCTCCTTCTGCTTCTTCAATTCCTACAGTACATGCACACAGTTAGCAAATTTTCAAACGGATTTGACTTTGGAACATCCTTCAGTACAACTGTCAGCAGGTATACCATTGGTACTTCTTTGCAAGACTCTACTGCTCTTGCCCTCTTTGCAAAGTTCAAGGAACAAATTGTCTCACAAATATCTTCTTCAGATGGGCTTATATGCACAAGCATCAAGACCTTTGAGCCATCACCTGAAGTATTTGGTTATGAAGTGTAAGTGTATTAATTTTCTTCTATAGACATGTAAAAGATAGGGTCGAAACACAAATCAAGACTGCGTATGAATATGCACGTTTCAAACAGATGTTAACAGTAtaagaaagaaattgaaaatcagATGTAGTTAGATATTTAAATGTGTAAGCAAATATTTCAATCTTTATGAGTTCGTAGTTGATACAAGAAAAATTATCAATATGCCTTGCATAAAAGTTTGTAGTGGATACAAGCAATTTAGGGAAGAAAGCAGTATGAGTCATACCAAGGGAATCTTTTAATATTTGAGTCAGCTTGCTATTTCTGCAGACAAAGTAGTAGCATAAAAATTATTAGCTACATGATACTTTGATTGCATATAAAGAAACAACAATTGGAGTGTCAGAAAAGAACAACTTTTGCAGTCAAAGGGACTCATCTCAGTAGCAGGTAGCTCTTTCAGGCAAATATCACATGTAAGCAGCAAAAGTGACATAGTTAAACATGAAAAAATCATCACCAGCAGAATACTTGCCTGTAAGGCACATGGCACCTCTTCCTCTTCAAAGCTGCAATGACATCAGCTAAAGCAGAAAGGGAAAGATTAATGGCTCGGCCCTCGTCCATTGTTAGCCCTTTGGCTCCGGTTTTAAGCAGCCGTTCACTGCCTCCAAGATCAACCATCCACAGTCTACTTACTTCCCTTCTAGCTTCCAAACCATCCCCATGGCGAAAAATGTTTATCCTTGTCAAGCTAGATATATATGAAGCTAAACAGATAACGTAACTATCAAGCTGAGAAACCGAATTGGAAATAGCTTGGAGTATCTATGAAAACCTATAACCCACCAGTGTGACCTGCTTGACGCTTCATTGACGTTTGTCCATGATGTGGATCTGAACCTTTTTCCCTTGTTGTACCACCATCTGGCTTTAGCATAATCTGAAATCGGCACTTCAGAGAGACCCTCAACTTCAATAAACCCCTTTGGATCTGTTTGGATGTTGAGATTGCTGTAAAAAGGGCCAAGTGAGTCAAAGTTCTTTTGTCATGAGATAATTACCAAACCCAGCCTTATTGAATTCAACCTCACTTTGAGCTTAAaactaaaaaatgttaccatttTGACATAGGTTCATATGCTTTATTACACAGCCTTGGAGCCAGCAGATCCCTGAGATTGCCCATGTAAACTTCCAACATGCTCATTGAAAAGGTAAAAGAAGATGAATTATCCACAGATGATTGACGAAAGAGCTCTTCAAGAGCTCGCGGAATAATTCCAGGCTGCTCATTTGAaccatcctaaaagaaaattattaCACGCCACCAACATCCATTAACGATGCTGCCATACCCAATGGTTTTGAACGTTAgacatacatatataatatggTAACAAAATTTTAACTAACCATTGTGAATGTTTTTCCTGTGCCTGTTTGACCATAAGCAAAAACACACACATTGTGGCCATCCATTGCCGATCTCAGAATTGGCTCAACCTCAACAAAAACACTTTCTGCAAAGGGTTCAATTTCGAAACATACCATAGCCTAACTTCAGTAAAACTTGGAAGCATAATGAATAACCAAATTTGGCAAAATGCACTGACATTTAATACTAGCCTTGACTTGCTTCTTGACAGAAGACCttatcaaactcaaaatcttTCTTCCTCCCTCCAAACTTCATCCAAATTCTCTCCGATCCAGCCGAAACTGGTTCAGAACCTCTTCTCTTCTCTGCCAGCAGAAATGGTCTAATCCTACAAAATACTCTAATGCTCCCTGCATAGAAAAATCAACTTCTTCAACATTAATGTCTAAAAAAATGTTCTAATATACTATTATTTACTCAATCTACTATTATTAGCGTGCTACCTTTAATGTCTAATATCCTTCTCAAAGCCCCTCTCCGCTTTTCATCCCACGTTCTCTGCTTAATCCTCAGCTGCTTAATTTCACCTAAACATCCAATCCAActcgaataaaataaaattagtttacataacaaaaatttaataaaaaggaAAACGATTCAACTTTATTCAATTACTTTCTAAATTGGAGATCAAATTCTGAAGCACGTCCTTTTCTTGCTCAGGCACCACAACGACGTCAGTGTAAACCGGCGGCGAAACGGGGAACTCAGCGACGGAATCCGGACTCAAATTAGCAGCGTTCTCTGGACGCATCAGAATCTGTTCCTCCACCATTTCTAAAAGGAGATctgttcttctctctctctctctctctctctctctcttcttttggcggtattagaaatttagaatgtTATTGCAACCACAATTAATGGCTGAAAAGAGTGTGTTAAAAAAGATGGAGGGAACTTAATTAGCacacttattaattattattatgccAAATAGAACCTTCTAGATCTTAACGAATTGAAAATCCTTATCCCCTGGACCTAGAGTGATGTAAAGAGAACCCCATCAACAACATGCGTTATGATGAAGCTATGATAATGCAGGAAAAACATTTTCCATGATTCACGTAATGCACAGAGACGAAAATACAATTAAATagaatttagttaaaattttttataaaaataaataaaatttaactttttaatatatatttaaaaattttcactaCTTACTAGGGAAGCGTGTATGTCAGGAATCCCGAAGGGAAGACTGAAAATAATTTTGGataatgttttcttttttcttttcaaggGCTTTGAAATCTTAGGAAGGtgggaaagaaaatagagaggagAGGAGGTTGGAGAAGTTAGTTTCAATGATTGAACACTCTCAACGACCCTGATTAGGAGTgcggaaagaaaaagaaaaaagtcatGTACTTGGACAACAATTATTATATAGTAGGAGCTGGTAGTACTACGTGTTTGTTTGACCTCATTatcttgataaataaaaagatttttttaatgaagaaagatttttttaatatatttaataaatttttaatagtaaaaataaaaattttaaaaaaataaatttttttttttaaaaatatttttatataataaataaataaataaatatttttatattgttatactcaaatataattaatagataaaaagatttttttgcatgagatactcaaacataaaattatttttatttttttataagatcttttaaaaaaaattactcgaaaaaatatctttttttagaaACACACCCAAACAAGTTCTATAGCTATCTTGTATAGCTGGTTTTTTTAGTAATGTAATTCCTGATTGTGTTatttattgatttgaaaaagttggatgttttaatttttatggaagttaatttttttagttaggctacacatctaaataattttttattcatgtcCAATCAAGCAAGTACAATACCAAAAAATCCAATCTCATTAATGAAATGTGTATTACACACGTGGAAACCTCTCAAACATTACCAATTTACTTCACACTTGAATATGAAAAAAACGTTCATTCTTCCAACTTGAAATTGTTATTGCAgaatttcaaatctctttcaaaactcgTTCGTATTCTATTCTACTGGAGAATCAGGTGGAGCGTTTGATACGAAGAACAAAAAACACACCAAAACAAGAACAATGATTCTGCAAGATATTgagaaaaaaactatttttattatgttcatttaatttcttgcaaatcTCGCATTTCTTCTAGTTCGATTTAAGGTTTAGTGGATTGAGTTCGTTCATTTAGTAGATCGAGTTTTTCTAATTCCATTTTTTTCCGTAACTAGGGCATACGAATGAAACGATGTTGTTAGTTTATTGGTTCTGATAAATAACTCGGTTcatctcttagtttaattgagtatatttgcatgcagaaataaaataaaaatgtgtttttcttgttgattgaatGTTTGTCAcgttttgttcaaatctgaataGAATTTGGTTCATTTGGAAATTGGACTAGGTTCACTTGATTCTACTGTTAAGTGTTCACCAAATCtgttatttcttagtttaattgagttcatttacAAGCAGAAATGATTTGAAGTGTGCTTTTTttactgattgaatgtttatcacctTTTGTTCAAATTTGAATCGAATTCGGTTCATTTGGAAATTGAGTTAGATTCACTTGATTCTACTATTAAATGTTCAACAAATCTGAACCAAATTCGgtttatttgtgaattgagtgAAGTTCAGCTGTTAAGTATTAACCAAATAGTTTTGTCCTTacagcaaaaataaaaaagatgacgGTCATAAAAAATGAGAAGCCGCACTATAACATAAGCATATACACATTAAATAAActatattttgtattataaatatatcataacatactatttaaaatttttataaaaaaatcacgATTTGAGATGCCAAACAAAATCAATAGTTAGAGTGTTTAACGAAAtgagtgaagaaaagaaaaatattatagaaGAAATGGGATTCGATGCATTGGTATATTTCCAGAAAATGAACATCTCTCACAAGCTCTTGAAGGAATTGATTCGTTACTGTGATGCCTATCATGGATGTTTGGACACTCTCTATGGCAAAATATACATAACCCCTGCAAAGATAAGAGATGCGATGGGCATAAATTTCGGCGGTATTATACTTTTCatcttttacattttttttttctttttgatctttttattattctttaatttattttggtt includes:
- the LOC112710901 gene encoding kinesin-like protein KIN-14U isoform X2; amino-acid sequence: MDGHNVCVFAYGQTGTGKTFTMDGSNEQPGIIPRALEELFRQSSVDNSSSFTFSMSMLEVYMGNLRDLLAPRLCNKAYEPMSKCNLNIQTDPKGFIEVEGLSEVPISDYAKARWWYNKGKRFRSTSWTNVNEASSRSHCLTRINIFRHGDGLEARREVSRLWMVDLGGSERLLKTGAKGLTMDEGRAINLSLSALADVIAALKRKRCHVPYRNSKLTQILKDSLGDGSKVLMLVHISPSEEDICETICSLNFAKRARAVESCKEVPMELKKQKEKNIMELEEDIREAIEQRQNLGDQIQKVEFRLTESRKLFSTTYSLPENDSMETFTTSKDDVKEVIETPKASKKTIQRNFSSSVPRFMNPTIASRQRQSVSERELSTRSKILRSAVTRNSIQFPCSQSLSHSDLRIKAMLRSSNAKSQYAKTNTVLAEKPKCNESEQKIINPQGKMITSTDPNLRVTLCRHRRRMSDLV
- the LOC112710901 gene encoding kinesin-like protein KIN-14U isoform X1 — encoded protein: MVEEQILMRPENAANLSPDSVAEFPVSPPVYTDVVVVPEQEKDVLQNLISNLESEIKQLRIKQRTWDEKRRGALRRILDIKGSIRVFCRIRPFLLAEKRRGSEPVSAGSERIWMKFGGRKKDFEFDKVFCQEASQESVFVEVEPILRSAMDGHNVCVFAYGQTGTGKTFTMDGSNEQPGIIPRALEELFRQSSVDNSSSFTFSMSMLEVYMGNLRDLLAPRLCNKAYEPMSKCNLNIQTDPKGFIEVEGLSEVPISDYAKARWWYNKGKRFRSTSWTNVNEASSRSHCLTRINIFRHGDGLEARREVSRLWMVDLGGSERLLKTGAKGLTMDEGRAINLSLSALADVIAALKRKRCHVPYRNSKLTQILKDSLGDGSKVLMLVHISPSEEDICETICSLNFAKRARAVESCKEVPMELKKQKEKNIMELEEDIREAIEQRQNLGDQIQKVEFRLTESRKLFSTTYSLPENDSMETFTTSKDDVKEVIETPKASKKTIQRNFSSSVPRFMNPTIASRQRQSVSERELSTRSKILRSAVTRNSIQFPCSQSLSHSDLRIKAMLRSSNAKSQYAKTNTVLAEKPKCNESEQKIINPQGKMITSTDPNLRVTLCRHRRRMSDLV